The nucleotide window CCAGAGACATGGGAGAGCCGATATCCCCGGGAGAAGGGAAGGCGTCTGCGTCAAAGAGCACAAAGTCGTTGCCGGCCCCGTGCATTTTCCAGAATTTCATGGCGACCTCCCGTTTCAGTCAGCGAGCAGTTTTTCGTAGGTATTGAAAATATTGAGGATTCCCATTTTGACGCCGATCTCAATCGCGTCTTCGTCGACGTTGAATTTATCGTTGTGGATGGATTCCGTGACGCCCAGTTTTTCGTTGCGGACGCCCAGATGCCAGAAGGCCCCCGGGATCTCCCGCACATAGTAGGCAAAGTCCTCGACGCCCATATTGGGGACCTTTTCCGCGAAGACGTTCTCGGGCCCCAGCAGGTGGACCGCGTTATCCCGCACGATGTCGACGTACTGATCGTGATTGATCAGGGAGGCGTAGCCGTCTTCGATGGAAATCGTCGCCCGGGCCCCGAAGCCTTCGGCGATGTCCTCAACCAAGGCGGTAATTCTGCGTTTGGCGTTTTCCTTGACCTCGTCGGTCAGGGAGCGCATGGTCCCCTTGAGGACCACTTCCTGGGCGATGATGTTTTCCTTCGTACCGCCGTTTACGGTCCCGAAGGTCAAAACCAGCGCGTCCCGGGCGTCGGTCGTGCGGCTCACCACCGTTTGCAGCGCCGTCAGGATATGAGCCATGACGACAATGGCGTCCACGGCCAGGGAGGGATAGGCCCCGTGGCCTGATTTGCCACGCACCGTCAGCAATACGTCGGAAGAGCAGGCGTACATGGCCCCGTACTGATAGCCCATTTGCCCCGCGTCCTTGGCCACGTCCACGTGCAGGCCGTAAATACAATTGACGCCGGCGAGCGCCCCTTCCCGGATCAGGGGCAGCGCCCCTCCCGTGGTCTCCTCGGCCGGCTGGAAAATGGCCCGTACGTTGCAGGGGAGATCGTCCCGGCGTTCAGACAGGGTTTTCAGGATCCCGAGAACAATCGTCGCGTGGACGTCGTGGCCGCAGGCGTGCATCTTGCCGGGGTGTTTTGAGGGATAGGGGCAATTTGACGCTTCCAGAATCGGCAGCGCGTCGATATCGGCTCTGAGCGCCACGGTTTTCGCTGTGTCCTTCCCCGGTAAATCCGCGATTATGGCCGAACCGCCCACGGCCTTGCGCCAGGTCACGCCGGGCATGGCGTCAAGCAAGCTTCCGATTTTGGCGACGGTCTCTGGGAGCTCAAAGTCGAGCTCGGGGATTTGGTGCAGCTCGTGGCGTACGTTTTTCGCCCATTCTGTGTTGTTTTCAACCGTTTTCATGATGCTTTCTTCTAATTTTAGGTCCAAGACGCTCACTCCTCGTTGGTTTTGTCCTGATGATATAACACTGTCCCTTCGGGTCCCGCTTCTTCCCGGGCAATGACCGGCGCCAGGGACTGGGGACTCTGGGGCGTAGGTATTTCCGCTATCCCGGGCGTTTCCTCCGCGTCGGCTTTTTTCTTTTCCGTTTTTTCTTTAGCTGCTTTTTCTTTGGCCGCTTTTTCCCGCTTTGCCCGCTCTTTCTCTTCTTTTTTCTCTTTTTCCGCCAGTTTGGCGATCGGGTCTTTCTTTTTGCCGATCAGGCCGAACAGGCCTTTGCGCTTCCCGGGCTTCTCGTCGGCGCGGACGCCCAGCATCGTGTA belongs to Fusobacteriaceae bacterium and includes:
- a CDS encoding amidohydrolase — protein: MKTVENNTEWAKNVRHELHQIPELDFELPETVAKIGSLLDAMPGVTWRKAVGGSAIIADLPGKDTAKTVALRADIDALPILEASNCPYPSKHPGKMHACGHDVHATIVLGILKTLSERRDDLPCNVRAIFQPAEETTGGALPLIREGALAGVNCIYGLHVDVAKDAGQMGYQYGAMYACSSDVLLTVRGKSGHGAYPSLAVDAIVVMAHILTALQTVVSRTTDARDALVLTFGTVNGGTKENIIAQEVVLKGTMRSLTDEVKENAKRRITALVEDIAEGFGARATISIEDGYASLINHDQYVDIVRDNAVHLLGPENVFAEKVPNMGVEDFAYYVREIPGAFWHLGVRNEKLGVTESIHNDKFNVDEDAIEIGVKMGILNIFNTYEKLLAD